One Oryza brachyantha chromosome 3, ObraRS2, whole genome shotgun sequence DNA segment encodes these proteins:
- the LOC102700039 gene encoding importin-5-like — MDPKAEGDAAAAAAVLGADPAGLTALLGDLTSPANEARSRAEGTFHALRASHPDALALRLAHLLLSPAHPSAPMAAVLLRRLISPGSQAFVYPALSPATQSSLRALLLSAASAPGLSKSISKKLSDAVAELASFLLPSNAWPDLLTFLYKSIASPSSPSALQESALNILARLASQLAAGFPNLHALLLSALSHPSSADVRVAGLNAAISLIQSLPSAADRDQFQDLLPAMMRALAESLNCGNEGSAQEALEMMIELAGAEPRFLRRQLPDVVGSMLQIAEAPGLEDGTRHLAVEFVVTLAEARERAPGMMRRLPRYVGRLFAVLMTMLLDVQDEPAWHAAVSEEEDAGETGSYVFAQECLDRLAIAVGGNTILPVAAELLPSFFSAEEWKRRHAALVTIAQIAEGCAKVMIKNLEQVVGMVLNSFQDPHPRVRWAAINAIGQLSTDLGPELQNKLHHVVLPALASSMDDFQNPRVQAHAASAILNFSENCRPDILTPYLDGIVGKLLLLLQTGNQMVQEGALTALASAADSSQEHFQKYYDAVMPYLKSILMNATDKSNRMLRAKSMECISLVGMAVGKQKFKDDAKQVMEVLMTLQGSQMEADDPITSYMLQAWARLCKCLGQDFLPYMSVVMPPLLQSAQLKPDVSVTSAGPEDENGESDDEGVETITLGDKRIGIRTSLLEEKATACNMLCCYADELKEGFFPWIDQVATTLVPLLKFYFHEEVRKAAVSAMPELLRSAKLAIEKSQSQGRDESYLKQLSDYIVPALVEAIHKEPDTQICASMLESLNESIQLSGTLLEEGQVRSIVDGIKEVITASVLRRTERTERAKAEDFDSEEEDLLREENEQEDEIFDQIGDCLGTLVKTFKTYFLPFFDELSVYLTPMLAKDKTVEERRIAICIFDDVAEHCREAAVRYYDAYLPSLLEACTSENPDIRQAAVYGIGICAEFGGSAFRPHTGEALSRLHNVIKHPNALDLDNAMAYDNAVSALGKICQFHRDGIDASQVVPAWLSCLPLKNDLIEAKIVHEQLCMMLEKSDRELLGQNNQYLPKIISIFAEILCAGKDLATEQTFSKMVNLLRQLQTTLPPSVLASTWSSLQPQQQLALQSVLSS, encoded by the exons ATGGATCCGAAGGCGGAGGgtgatgcggcggcggcggcggcggtgctgggGGCGGACCCGGCGGGGCTGACGGCGCTGCTGGGGGACCTGACGTCGCCGGCGAACGAGGCGAGGTCGAGGGCGGAGGGGACGTTCCACGCGCTCAGGGCCTCCCACCCGGACGCGCTCGCGCTCCGCCTCGCGCACCTGCTGCTCTCGCCGGCGCACCCGTCCGCGCCCATGGCAGCCGTGCTCCTGCGCCGCCTCATCTCCCCGGGCTCGCAGGCGTTCGTCTACCCGGCGCTCTCCCCCGCCACGCAGTCCTCGCTCcgcgcgctcctcctctccgcgGCATCCGCGCCGGGGCTCTCCAAGTCCATCTCGAAGAAGCTctccgacgccgtcgccgagctcgcGTCCTTCCTGCTGCCGTCCAACGCGTGGCCCGACCTGCTCACTTTCCTCTACAAGTCCatcgcctccccctcctcgccTTCGGCGTTGCAGGAGTCGGCGCTCAACATCTTAGCTCGGTTGGCCTCCCAACTCGCCGCCGGCTTCCCCAACCTCCAcgcgctcctcctctccgcgcTCTCGCACCCCTCGTCCGCTGATGTCCGCGTCGCTGGGCTCAACGCCGCCATCAGCCTCATACAGTCCCTCCCCTCCGCTGCCGACCGAGACCAGTTTCAGGACCTCCTTCCTGCCATGATGCGTGCCCTTGCCGAATCGCTCAACTGTGGGAACGAGGGCTCCGCACAGGAGGCGCTGGAGATGATGATCGAGCTTGCAGGCGCTGAACCACGgttcctccgccgccagcTGCCTGACGTTGTTGGTTCCATGCTGCAAATTGCCGAGGCTCCTGGACTAGAGGATGGCACGCGCCACCTTGCTGTGGAGTTTGTTGTTACCCTTGCTGAAGCGAGGGAGCGTGCACCCGGGATGATGAGAAGGCTGCCACGGTATGTGGGCCGGCTCTTTGCAGTGCTCATGACAATGCTGCTCGATGTCCAGGATGAACCTGCATGGCATGCTGCAGTgtcagaggaggaggatgctGGAGAGACTGGAAGCTACGTTTTCGCACAGGAGTGTCTTGACCGGCTTGCAATTGCTGTTGGTGGGAATACAATTTTACCTGTGGCAGCTGAGTTgctcccttctttcttttctgctGAAGAGTGGAAGAGACGGCATGCGGCACTAGTTACAATAGCACAGATTGCAGAGGGCTGTGCTAAGGTTATGATTAAGAATCTGGAACAGGTAGTTGGGATGGTGCTGAATTCCTTCCAGGATCCTCATCCTCGGGTGAGATGGGCAGCTATCAACGCAATTGGGCAGCTGTCGACGGACCTTGGGCCTGAGTTGCAAAATAAATTGCACCATGTTGTACTTCCTGCATTGGCTTCATCCATGGATGATTTCCAGAATCCGCGTGTACAG GCACATGCAGCTTCTGCGATTCTGAATTTCAGCGAAAACTGCAGGCCTGATATTTTGACACCATACTTGGATGGGATAGTTGGGAAACTACTGTTATTGCTTCAG ACTGGAAACCAAATGGTGCAAGAAGGTGCTTTAACTGCTTTAGCATCAGCTGCAGATTCTTCTCAG GAGCActtccaaaaatattatgacGCAGTCATGCCATATCTCAAGTCTATACTCATGAATGCAACTGACAAATCAAATAGAATGTTGCGGGCCAAATCCATGGAATGCATTAGCTTAGTTGGTATGGCCGTTgggaaacaaaaatttaaggaTGATGCTAAGCAG GTGATGGAAGTTTTGATGACACTGCAAGGATCTCAGATGGAGGCTGATGACCCTATAACAAGTTACATGCTGCAA GCATGGGCGAGGCTGTGTAAATGCCTAGGTCAGGACTTCTTGCCATACATGAGTGTTGTTATGCCTCCTCTGCTCCAGTCTGCTCAGCTTAAACCTGACGTGAGTGTCACATCTGCTGGGCCAGAAGATGAAAATGGTGAATCTGATGATGAGGG CGTTGAGACAATTACGCTAGGAGATAAGAGAATTGGCATCCGAACCAGTCTGCTGGAGGAAAAAGCAACAGCATGTAATATGCTATGTTGTTATGCTGATGAGCTCAAGGAAGGTTTTTTCCCATGGATTGATCAG GTTGCAACTACTCTGGTGCCTCTCCTCAAATTCTATTTTCATGAAGAAGTTAGGAAGGCAGCTGTTTCAG CAATGCCTGAGCTTCTACGTTCAGCAAAGTTGGCAATAGAGAAGAGCCAGTCGCAAGGTCGGGATGAATCTTATCTTAAGCAACTATCTGATTACATAGTTCCAGCTCTTGTAGAAGCTATACATAAA GAACCCGACACACAAATCTGTGCAAGCATGCTGGAATCGTTGAATGAATCCATACAG TTATCAGGAACACTTCTTGAGGAAGGACAGGTCAGATCTATAGTGGATGGAATTAAAGAAGTAATAACTGCGAGTGTTCTCAGGAGGACAGAACGAACAGAGAGGGCAAAAGCTGAAGATTTCGATTCAGAAGAAGAGGATCTACTCAGAGAAGAAAATGAACAGGAGGATGAAATCTTTGATCAA attggtgattgtttgggcaCTCTTGTTAAGACATTCAAGACTTATTTCCTTCCATTTTTCGATGAACTTTCCGTCTATCTGACACCTATGTTG GCCAAGGACAAAACAGTAGAGGAAAGAAGGATTGCTATAtgcatttttgatgatgttgcAGAGCACTGTCGCGAAGCAGCTGTCAG ATATTATGATGCATACCTTCCTTCTCTATTAGAAGCCTGCACAAGTGAAAATCCAGATATTAGAcag GCTGCAGTTTATGGTATTGGCATCTGTGCTGAGTTTGGTGGCTCTGCATTTAGGCCTCACACTGGTG AGGCCCTGTCTAGACTACACAATGTAATCAAACATCCTAATGCGTTGGACTTGGATAATGCGATGGCATATGACAATGCTGTTTCTGCTCTTGGGAAAATATGTCAGTTTCATCGTGATGGCATTGATGCATCTCAG GTTGTTCCTGCTTGGTTAAGTTGCTTGCCATTAAAAAATGACTTAATCGAGGCTAAGATTGTTCATGAACAGCTATGTATGATGCTTGAGAA GTCAGATAGGGAGCTTTTGGGTCAAAACAACCAATATCTTCCAAAGATTATCTCTATTTTTGCAGAG ATATTATGTGCGGGTAAGGATCTGGCAACAGAACAAACTTTTAGTAAGATGGTTAATTTGCTGAGACAGCTTCAGACAACATTGCCTCCTTCAGTACTGGCGTCAACATGGTCTTCTTTGCAGCCACAGCAACAGCTTGCACTACAGTCTGTGTTGTCGTCATAG
- the LOC102707573 gene encoding LOW QUALITY PROTEIN: pre-mRNA-splicing factor 18 (The sequence of the model RefSeq protein was modified relative to this genomic sequence to represent the inferred CDS: inserted 2 bases in 1 codon): MDLRSHHRAASPSAPGAASAGVAADESRVENRGDEEKDALPREEVIRRLRLLRQPATLFGEDDAVRLRRLHAVLEDPTALADVDSAKIGEGQTNDFLHDIQALRAKAVAASAVKPKASAVEGRTVVGGGEARKVPFEELCDEDKIMAFFKRLMSEWSQEMDEMPEAERRTTKGKAAVATCEQCAHYLEPLFELCKKKFEDIDRTWQSQFTAHPVNKTSDITCYAFRKLGDPFMISLALPEDVRGSLLEVVRCCLRRDYLAAVDNYIKXSPWPIGVTMVGIHERSAREKIYTNSVAHIMNDETTRKYLQSVKRLMTFCQRKYPTDPSRSVEFNSLANGSDLQSLLVEQNAKNSGETLRLVAAS, from the exons GGGCGGCTTccgccggcgtcgcggccGACGAGTCGCGGGTGGAGAACCGGGGCGACGAGGAGAAGGACGCACTCCCTAGGGAGGAGGTCAtccggcggctgcggctgctgcgTCAGCCGGCCACGCTcttcggcgaggacgacgccgtgcgactccgccgcctccacgccgTGCTCGAGGACCCCACGgcgctcgccgacgtcgactCGGCGAAGATCGGGGAGGGGCAGACCAACGACTTCCTCCACGATATCCAAGCGCTACGGGCGAAGGCCGTCGCAGCATCGGCGGTGAAGCCCAAGGCTAGCGCTGTGGAGGGAAGAacggtggtgggcggaggcgaggcgaggaagGTACCGTTCGAGGAGCTCTGCGACGAGGACAAGATCATGGCCTTCTTCAAGAGGCTGATGAGCGAGTGGAGCCAGGAGATGGACGAGATGCCCGAGGCGGAGAGGCGGACGACGAAAGGGAAGGCAGCGGTGGCCACCTGCGAGCAGTGTGCACACTACCTCGAGCCGTTGTTCGAGCTGTGCAAGAAGAAG TTTGAAGACATTGACAGAACCTGGCAATCACAATTCACAGCGCATCCAGTGAACAAGACATCAGATATTACAT GTTATGCTTTTAGGAAGCTTGGTGATCCCTTCATGATTTCCCTG GCTCTCCCTGAAGATGTTCGTGGATCATTGCTGGAGGTGGTGAGGTGCTGCCTGAGACGGGACTACTTGGCCGCGGTGGACAACTACATCAA CTCGCCATGGCCAATCGGCGTCACGATGGTGGGAATCCACGAGCGGTCGGCCCGTGAGAAGATCTACACCAACAGCGTGGCGCACATCATGAACGACGAGACGACCAGGAAGTACCTGCAGTCCGTGAAGAGGCTGATGACCTTCTGCCAGAGGAAGTACCCCACGGACCCGTCCAGGTCGGTCGAGTTCAACAGCTTGGCCAACGGCAGCGACCTGCAGTCCCTCCTGGTGGAGCAGAACGCCAAGAACTCGGGGGAGACGCTTCGGTTGGTGGCCGCGTCGTGA